A portion of the Paenibacillus marchantiae genome contains these proteins:
- a CDS encoding ATP-binding protein has translation MISEFQDTVPRPTNGFPPVHLDNNKYENVLEHLDSGIMLFDSNGVLTFINVQMAKLLELPRSLLSGCTLMQMLHHPQMSRFKKKKILRIYRETIFHRKRYHELIDEYGRHWLVTVTYGDQMDGDFLFSVKDVSDYKQIEQTAYQNDKLAMLGRISASIAHEIRNPLTAIRGFIQLLRPHLLQLGKDEYARIILTEIDRANDIIYEFLNSSKPSAPQKTIISVNSLLKEVVLLTESEGLMKGCEITLDEAEVPLNVSIDVKQIKQVILNMVKNAMDAIEDVGEEHTGLIQISTGTENKYVQISIADNGQGMDHNTLVRLFDPFFTTKESGTGLGLSVSYRIIKNHGGNISVDSKKGEGTRFIIMLPLV, from the coding sequence ATGATTAGTGAATTTCAGGATACAGTGCCTCGACCAACGAATGGATTCCCGCCTGTACATCTGGATAACAACAAGTATGAGAATGTCCTGGAACATCTGGATAGCGGTATAATGTTGTTTGACAGTAACGGTGTATTGACGTTTATTAACGTTCAAATGGCAAAATTGTTGGAGCTTCCTAGGAGTCTATTGAGCGGCTGCACCCTGATGCAAATGCTGCATCATCCACAGATGAGCCGATTCAAGAAAAAGAAAATTTTACGCATCTATCGGGAAACTATCTTTCATCGTAAGCGCTATCATGAATTGATTGACGAGTATGGCAGGCATTGGCTGGTTACAGTAACGTACGGGGATCAGATGGATGGGGACTTCCTCTTCAGTGTGAAGGATGTTTCCGATTATAAACAGATTGAGCAGACCGCTTATCAGAATGACAAACTTGCAATGTTGGGGCGGATTTCGGCGTCGATTGCCCATGAGATTCGCAATCCTTTGACGGCTATCCGCGGATTTATCCAGTTGCTTCGTCCTCATTTGTTGCAATTGGGGAAAGACGAGTACGCTCGAATCATTCTAACGGAGATTGACAGGGCGAACGACATTATCTACGAATTTCTGAATTCCTCGAAACCGTCAGCTCCTCAGAAGACCATTATTTCTGTTAACTCTTTGCTCAAAGAGGTGGTCTTGCTGACAGAAAGCGAAGGATTGATGAAGGGGTGCGAGATCACCCTGGATGAAGCAGAAGTCCCGTTAAATGTGTCCATTGATGTCAAACAGATTAAGCAGGTAATTTTGAATATGGTTAAAAACGCAATGGATGCCATCGAGGATGTGGGCGAAGAGCATACTGGCTTGATTCAGATCTCTACGGGAACCGAGAACAAGTATGTGCAGATATCCATTGCTGATAATGGACAGGGAATGGATCACAACACCCTTGTGCGCCTGTTTGACCCGTTTTTCACCACCAAGGAGAGCGGAACAGGGCTGGGACTTTCCGTGAGTTACCGCATTATCAAAAATCACGGAGGCAATATTTCTGTGGATAGCAAAAAAGGGGAAGGCACCCGGTTCATCATTATGCTTCCCTTGGTGTAA
- a CDS encoding AAA family ATPase codes for MNIQGMEQMNKQLMDHVGKIIVGKDHTIELVMTAIIASGHVLLEDVPGTGKTMLAKSVASSLDCTFQRIQFTPDLLPSDLTGIHFFNQKEGDFEFRPGPLFANLVLADEINRATPRTQSSLLECMEERQISIDGSTRQLERPFIVIATQNPVDNQGTFPLPEAQMDRFMMKIRMGYPSSEESVEILRRTVASLSVADLSAIISREQLLEAQSTYTSVQIDEDLLRYIIRLTEATRQHPELSLGVSPRGAQALLKASQAWAALHGRDFVLPDDIKLLAEPVLAHRLVFRNRVRQQEGLAERIIQELLSQIEVPTENLATGSGR; via the coding sequence ATGAATATCCAGGGAATGGAACAAATGAACAAACAGCTAATGGACCATGTAGGGAAGATCATTGTGGGCAAAGACCATACGATTGAGCTTGTGATGACAGCAATTATTGCCTCAGGGCATGTCCTGCTGGAGGACGTACCCGGTACGGGAAAAACCATGTTGGCCAAATCAGTAGCCTCTTCACTGGACTGTACCTTCCAGCGTATTCAGTTCACACCGGATCTTTTGCCATCCGATTTGACAGGTATTCATTTTTTCAACCAAAAAGAAGGTGACTTTGAATTCAGACCTGGCCCCCTGTTTGCCAACTTGGTGCTGGCAGATGAGATTAACCGGGCTACACCGCGTACCCAATCCAGTTTGCTGGAGTGTATGGAGGAACGGCAGATCAGTATTGATGGTTCAACCAGACAGCTGGAACGACCATTTATCGTCATTGCCACACAAAACCCGGTAGATAACCAGGGAACTTTTCCATTACCCGAGGCACAGATGGATCGTTTCATGATGAAGATCCGAATGGGCTATCCAAGCAGTGAAGAAAGTGTAGAAATTCTGAGACGTACGGTAGCGAGCCTTTCTGTTGCCGATCTGTCCGCTATCATTAGTCGCGAGCAGCTGCTTGAGGCACAGAGCACTTATACATCGGTCCAAATCGACGAAGATCTATTACGATATATTATCCGTCTGACAGAAGCGACTAGGCAGCATCCCGAGCTTTCACTGGGCGTAAGTCCACGAGGAGCTCAGGCGTTGCTCAAGGCAAGTCAGGCCTGGGCTGCTTTACATGGCAGAGACTTCGTTCTCCCTGATGATATTAAATTATTGGCGGAGCCCGTGTTAGCCCATCGGCTTGTATTTCGTAACCGGGTGAGACAACAAGAGGGCTTGGCGGAGCGTATTATTCAGGAACTTCTGAGCCAGATTGAAGTGCCGACGGAGAATCTTGCTACAGGCAGCGGGCGATAA
- a CDS encoding DUF58 domain-containing protein has translation MALLWLVVVGGIVIGVHGIWFGRPALRKLKYTRQFSKMRCYAGDELEMVETIANEKRISVPWLRLEAMMPVSFVFRSGSGMDISQGDIYQNHKSIFTLKPFTRITRKHPFVCSRRGIYTLNTVTMTGGDLFGLWRTSKPIPVHLSMVVYPSLVHAEDLPAIYQVWQGEVEVSRWIVEDPFLILGVRPYGAGDPMNRIHWKASARTGELQVYKQGWTADPQSWIVVNIQESADMWSVVTRPEMIERALRYAATAAVDAIGRGLPAGFAHNGYRVSGGRDPLRIEPDYGSPHLEMLLEAMAETELKCMVPMEQFLSDEVERNEEAQQVRSYLLITSYVSPAMEHEIARLHEQGHRVTILPVEGGKSDSKAVSA, from the coding sequence ATGGCATTACTATGGCTTGTCGTTGTTGGAGGCATTGTTATTGGAGTACACGGCATATGGTTCGGCCGTCCGGCTTTACGCAAGCTGAAGTATACCAGACAGTTCAGCAAAATGCGTTGTTACGCCGGGGATGAGCTGGAGATGGTTGAGACGATTGCGAATGAAAAACGAATATCGGTTCCATGGCTCAGACTTGAAGCTATGATGCCAGTTTCATTTGTATTCCGTTCCGGCTCAGGCATGGATATCAGTCAGGGAGATATTTATCAGAATCATAAAAGTATCTTTACTTTGAAACCGTTTACCCGTATTACGCGCAAGCATCCTTTTGTATGCAGTAGACGTGGGATCTACACGTTAAACACCGTAACCATGACCGGAGGGGACTTGTTCGGCCTTTGGCGTACCTCGAAGCCTATTCCCGTTCATCTGTCCATGGTCGTCTATCCTTCACTTGTTCATGCGGAGGATCTGCCTGCGATTTATCAGGTATGGCAGGGTGAGGTTGAAGTATCCCGTTGGATTGTTGAAGATCCCTTTCTGATTCTCGGGGTACGACCGTATGGTGCGGGTGATCCGATGAACCGTATTCATTGGAAAGCGAGTGCACGCACAGGAGAATTGCAGGTTTATAAGCAGGGATGGACTGCGGACCCTCAATCCTGGATTGTGGTTAACATTCAGGAGTCAGCAGACATGTGGAGTGTCGTTACCCGCCCCGAGATGATCGAACGGGCACTCCGTTATGCGGCAACAGCCGCGGTAGATGCGATTGGAAGAGGGTTACCCGCAGGATTTGCTCATAATGGCTACCGTGTAAGTGGAGGGCGTGATCCATTACGGATTGAGCCAGATTACGGCAGTCCTCATCTGGAAATGTTACTGGAAGCTATGGCAGAGACGGAGCTGAAATGCATGGTTCCCATGGAGCAGTTCCTGAGTGATGAGGTCGAACGGAATGAAGAGGCTCAGCAGGTTCGCAGTTATCTCTTAATTACGTCCTATGTATCTCCAGCTATGGAACATGAAATTGCGCGTTTGCATGAGCAAGGCCACCGTGTGACCATACTCCCCGTAGAGGGCGGGAAAAGCGATTCCAAGGCGGTGAGTGCATGA
- a CDS encoding aldolase catalytic domain-containing protein has product MKTNHCKIVDCTIRDGGLVNNWDFSVDFVQQLYAGLNEAGVDYMEIGYKNSPKLLKGAEEAGPWRFLNDDFLRKVIPQKGNTKLSALVDVGRVDENDILPRSESMLDLIRVACYSKDVDKALALVQTFHDRGYETTLNIMALSNVMENELLEAFELIKESSVDVVYIVDSYGSLDHNDVKYLVEKFKTHLPNKRLGVHTHNNMQLAFSNSLVAAELGVELLDASVYGMGRAAGNCPTELLVAHLKGTKYNLRPVLGVLEQLMVPLREKEEWGYILPYMITGTLDEHPRSAMALRSSEDKDKVVDFYDKLTTPEVNFDK; this is encoded by the coding sequence ATGAAGACAAATCATTGCAAAATAGTAGATTGTACAATCCGTGATGGCGGATTGGTAAATAACTGGGACTTTAGCGTGGACTTTGTTCAACAGCTCTATGCTGGATTGAATGAAGCCGGCGTTGATTATATGGAAATTGGATACAAAAACTCACCTAAGCTCTTGAAAGGTGCAGAAGAAGCAGGACCATGGCGTTTTCTGAATGATGATTTCCTGCGTAAAGTAATTCCGCAAAAAGGCAATACCAAATTGTCTGCACTCGTTGACGTTGGACGTGTGGACGAAAATGACATTCTGCCGCGCAGCGAAAGCATGCTGGATCTGATCCGTGTAGCTTGTTACAGCAAAGATGTAGACAAGGCACTTGCTCTGGTTCAAACATTCCACGATCGTGGATATGAAACAACGCTGAACATTATGGCATTGTCTAATGTTATGGAAAATGAACTGCTGGAAGCTTTTGAACTGATCAAGGAAAGTTCTGTGGATGTTGTATACATAGTAGACTCCTATGGAAGCCTGGATCATAACGATGTGAAATATCTGGTGGAGAAGTTCAAAACTCATCTGCCGAACAAACGTCTTGGCGTTCACACACACAATAACATGCAACTGGCGTTCTCGAACTCGTTGGTAGCAGCTGAGCTTGGCGTTGAACTGCTGGATGCTTCCGTATACGGTATGGGACGTGCTGCAGGAAACTGTCCTACTGAACTGCTCGTTGCTCATTTGAAAGGCACAAAATACAACCTGCGTCCAGTACTGGGTGTATTGGAGCAATTGATGGTCCCTCTCCGTGAAAAAGAAGAGTGGGGTTACATTTTGCCTTATATGATTACAGGTACATTGGACGAGCATCCTCGCTCGGCGATGGCACTGCGTTCGTCGGAAGACAAAGACAAGGTTGTTGATTTCTATGATAAATTGACAACACCAGAAGTGAATTTTGACAAATAA
- a CDS encoding bifunctional diguanylate cyclase/phosphodiesterase — MKANQQDQRKIGWVAIGGLLCFLASQWFRSSASSDLIISGYPVLTLLGGFAAAAACIGIYNQSWLFQTQRLTLRRVLMTTLFLLIGLFELVHIVSFAEEMPNGAMVESEFSLKMMSLGSLVCAAGLLFIYAVSEREIALPRKFLLFSGTLGIFVVLYTVAIQEWAVLPNLLEGNVLGGMFTRIHFLIGILYGVTAVVLFVQWKKGKDGDLPTILCAILCFFFGECYFVSATKINDLNLLLGLLSDCLGYFFIQKGLYSSVVDTPFLKQQVAEAKMNFIAHHDDVTGLPNRRRLSQRLKVMMNAAMVEEQLVGVLVLNINRFKTINDSLGQQAANRVLRQVGQRLNHSSLPGEEVFGLGRDEFVLTMTDFCTTDTALRRTRSILQLFEKPVTVDGNEYHLTLGIGMAIFPHDGDSPEEIIQNADTALHNAKEQGIELNRYAHAMQMKAQERLQLENDLRKALDRGQFYLVYQPQVNLASGLIVGMEALVRWQHPLRGSVSPGEFIPLAEESGLIVPLGEWVLREACAQNKRWQEAGYRKLCVSVNLSMRQFRHSHLLDNISGILKETGLEPVWLELEITESMTFDKDRAFEQLRKIKEIGVHISIDDFGTGYSSLHYLKDLPIDRLKIDRSFVNEVMEDSNNAAIVSTITSMAHHLQLKVTAEGVENEDQLSFLRDQHCHEAQGYFFSKPIVAADFEKKFLRDVDKPTG, encoded by the coding sequence ATGAAGGCTAATCAGCAAGATCAGAGAAAAATAGGTTGGGTCGCGATAGGCGGCTTATTGTGTTTCCTCGCAAGTCAATGGTTTCGTTCCTCTGCAAGCTCTGATCTGATCATATCGGGTTACCCGGTTTTGACACTCTTGGGTGGCTTCGCTGCAGCAGCGGCCTGTATCGGCATTTATAATCAAAGCTGGTTATTTCAGACTCAAAGACTGACCCTCCGAAGGGTCCTTATGACTACACTGTTTTTATTAATTGGTTTATTTGAACTGGTTCACATCGTTTCTTTTGCCGAAGAAATGCCGAATGGCGCAATGGTGGAATCAGAATTCTCGCTGAAGATGATGTCGCTGGGATCTCTTGTTTGTGCGGCAGGTTTGCTGTTCATATATGCAGTTAGCGAGAGGGAAATTGCGTTACCACGCAAATTTTTACTCTTCAGCGGAACACTCGGCATTTTTGTTGTTTTGTATACAGTGGCTATTCAGGAATGGGCTGTACTGCCGAACTTGCTGGAGGGCAATGTACTTGGAGGCATGTTTACCCGAATTCATTTTCTGATCGGAATCCTGTATGGCGTGACTGCTGTTGTGTTATTCGTTCAATGGAAAAAAGGCAAAGATGGTGATCTGCCTACCATCCTTTGTGCAATTCTCTGTTTCTTCTTTGGAGAATGTTACTTTGTCTCTGCTACGAAGATTAATGATCTCAATCTGTTGCTAGGTCTGTTAAGCGATTGTTTGGGTTATTTCTTCATCCAGAAGGGACTGTATTCGTCTGTGGTGGATACGCCTTTCCTCAAACAACAGGTGGCTGAAGCTAAAATGAACTTTATTGCTCACCATGATGATGTGACAGGGCTGCCGAATCGCCGTCGTCTTTCTCAGCGACTGAAAGTGATGATGAATGCAGCTATGGTAGAGGAGCAGCTTGTTGGAGTCTTGGTATTGAATATTAATCGGTTCAAAACGATTAATGATTCGTTGGGCCAACAAGCGGCAAACCGTGTACTTCGTCAGGTTGGACAGCGTTTGAATCATTCTTCGCTCCCGGGAGAGGAAGTGTTCGGACTGGGAAGAGATGAATTCGTACTGACAATGACAGACTTCTGCACAACAGATACGGCGTTGCGACGGACAAGATCGATCTTGCAACTGTTCGAAAAACCTGTAACGGTGGATGGGAACGAGTACCATCTCACGTTGGGTATTGGTATGGCGATATTTCCGCATGACGGAGACTCACCGGAAGAGATCATCCAAAATGCGGATACAGCGCTGCATAATGCCAAAGAGCAGGGAATAGAGCTAAACCGATATGCTCATGCGATGCAGATGAAAGCCCAAGAACGTTTGCAGCTTGAGAATGATTTGCGCAAAGCGTTGGATCGAGGGCAGTTCTATCTTGTGTATCAGCCGCAGGTTAATCTAGCTAGTGGTTTGATTGTGGGTATGGAGGCTTTGGTACGTTGGCAGCATCCGCTGAGAGGGTCAGTATCCCCTGGGGAATTTATTCCTCTTGCGGAGGAGAGTGGGCTGATCGTGCCACTTGGAGAATGGGTATTGCGTGAGGCCTGTGCACAGAACAAGCGCTGGCAAGAAGCAGGTTACCGCAAGCTGTGTGTATCGGTTAACCTGTCCATGAGACAATTCAGACATTCCCATCTGCTGGACAACATCAGCGGCATTCTCAAGGAAACAGGCTTGGAACCTGTTTGGCTTGAGCTCGAGATTACGGAGAGCATGACGTTTGACAAGGATCGTGCGTTTGAGCAGTTGCGCAAAATCAAGGAAATTGGTGTGCACATCAGTATTGATGATTTTGGTACCGGGTACAGTTCACTGCACTATTTGAAAGATTTGCCGATTGACCGCCTCAAGATTGACCGTTCCTTTGTCAATGAAGTGATGGAGGACAGCAATAACGCGGCAATTGTGTCGACCATTACGTCGATGGCTCATCACCTGCAGTTGAAAGTGACGGCTGAGGGCGTTGAAAATGAGGACCAGCTTTCATTTCTTCGTGATCAGCATTGTCATGAGGCTCAAGGGTACTTTTTCAGCAAACCCATTGTGGCAGCCGATTTTGAAAAAAAATTTTTGAGAGATGTGGATAAACCCACGGGGTAA